The genomic DNA TCTAAGAACAAATGTGAAGGAGAAAAGATGTACAAACTCGTCACTATGCTGGTGATCCAAGGATTCGTTAAGTCATATATTAAACCAACACAAATTCCTCTACCAACCGAGAGACAAAAGCATAGAAGAAACTCACCATTGTTTGATTAGTctgaagacgacgaagaaggaGGAGTGTAGTTGTCCTGAAGGAGATCATCATAAGGATCCCTTCGACCAGCAACCTGACTGATCTGAGGATCCCAACGAAGCTGAGCATTGTGACGCTCAAACGTCCAGAATCCATAAGGACGAATAGGTAACGCCCACATCTCCTTAATCTTCTTGCACCTCTCATGCATCTCATATATGTGTTCCCTTGCTTTCCTGTCTCTATTCTCTGGATTCTCCATTAACCTTAGCACCAAATTCTCCGCAAATTCCATTATgaaacccatctctctctcactgcaaaactcaaaacacaGACCACTCACTCGCAATCGATTTCA from Camelina sativa cultivar DH55 chromosome 7, Cs, whole genome shotgun sequence includes the following:
- the LOC104701297 gene encoding uncharacterized protein LOC104701297; amino-acid sequence: MGFIMEFAENLVLRLMENPENRDRKAREHIYEMHERCKKIKEMWALPIRPYGFWTFERHNAQLRWDPQISQVAGRRDPYDDLLQDNYTPPSSSSSD